One genomic region from Armatimonadota bacterium encodes:
- a CDS encoding ascorbate-dependent monooxygenase has protein sequence MKLLVIAAGAVALAVALKGDPAITYAKDIAPIIQKNCQPCHRPGQVAPFTLMNYEETKTWAREIRQVTTERLMPPWKPEPGFGAFKHERRLENEEIKAIAKWVDDGCPMGDLRQAPAPVRYEEGWSLGKPDFIAEMAEEYEVAPTGEDEYRHFVIPTNFDKDVFVRALDVQPGNRKTVHHVVVFIDQTGIARKLDERDPGLGYKAFGSPGFPPTSILGTWAPGFSPAESPNGTGYRIPKGADIVMQVHYYRTGKAERDRSKMALYFSQAADPKEVFMRMAINMQFRIPPGEERHRVVARQSIFRDSYLVGILPHMHLLGKEMKITAKLPGKTDPLPLIWIKNWDFNWQDTYYYQQPILLPAGTEVIVEAVYDNSSKNPRNPHNPPKAVGWGEKTTDEMCLAFLHFLPASSWKPAE, from the coding sequence ATGAAACTGTTGGTTATTGCTGCAGGAGCCGTTGCGCTGGCCGTCGCCTTGAAAGGCGATCCGGCCATAACCTACGCCAAGGACATCGCGCCGATCATCCAAAAGAACTGCCAGCCGTGCCACCGACCGGGGCAGGTCGCGCCGTTCACCCTGATGAACTACGAAGAAACCAAGACCTGGGCGCGCGAGATTAGACAAGTAACCACCGAACGCCTGATGCCGCCATGGAAGCCCGAACCGGGCTTTGGAGCGTTCAAGCACGAGCGCCGACTTGAGAACGAAGAGATCAAAGCGATCGCCAAGTGGGTGGACGACGGGTGCCCGATGGGAGACTTAAGACAGGCGCCCGCACCCGTTAGATACGAGGAAGGCTGGTCTCTAGGAAAGCCCGATTTCATCGCCGAGATGGCCGAGGAGTATGAAGTGGCGCCAACCGGCGAGGACGAGTATCGCCACTTTGTCATCCCGACCAACTTCGACAAGGACGTCTTCGTTCGCGCTTTGGACGTTCAGCCTGGCAACCGCAAGACGGTTCATCATGTGGTCGTATTTATCGATCAAACTGGCATAGCGCGCAAGCTGGACGAGCGCGACCCAGGGCTAGGATACAAGGCATTTGGCTCGCCCGGTTTTCCGCCCACCAGCATTTTGGGCACTTGGGCGCCGGGCTTTTCGCCCGCGGAATCGCCCAATGGAACAGGGTACCGAATCCCAAAGGGCGCCGATATCGTCATGCAAGTGCACTACTACCGTACGGGCAAGGCCGAGCGCGACCGTTCCAAAATGGCGCTCTACTTTAGCCAAGCCGCCGATCCGAAGGAAGTCTTTATGCGCATGGCGATCAACATGCAATTCAGGATTCCGCCCGGTGAGGAAAGGCATCGGGTAGTGGCGCGCCAGTCGATCTTTAGGGATAGCTACCTGGTCGGCATCCTGCCTCATATGCATTTGTTGGGCAAGGAGATGAAGATCACGGCCAAACTTCCCGGCAAGACGGACCCACTGCCGCTTATCTGGATCAAGAACTGGGACTTCAATTGGCAGGACACTTACTACTACCAGCAGCCCATCTTGCTGCCAGCAGGCACGGAAGTGATCGTAGAAGCCGTCTACGATAACTCGAGCAAGAATCCGCGCAACCCGCACAATCCGCCCAAGGCCGTCGGTTGGGGAGAAAAGACGACCGACGAGATGTGTCTGGCGTTCTTGCACTTCTTGCCAGCGTCCAGTTGGAAGCCGGCTGAGTAA
- the rsmH gene encoding 16S rRNA (cytosine(1402)-N(4))-methyltransferase RsmH yields the protein MAKHRSVMPVECMDALGLQPGFVVVDATVGGGGHAELILERIAPTGRLIGLDWDDRALERVAQRLGDRATLVRSDYRRLPEVLDGLGIDRVDAVLIDMGVSMDQLDDAARGLSFRYDAPLDMRLRSDSEETAAEMLARMSAAEIEAILSLYGEERHSGRIARRIVERVKQGQMNTTMDLVSAVEEAKPRRKGYQRIHPATQTMMAVRIALNRELEELPETIERIFERIKPGGRLVTLSFHSLEDRPLKQTMRRLADAGRGRLLYKKPLRPTPAEAAENPASRSAKLRAIEKA from the coding sequence ATGGCGAAGCATAGGTCGGTCATGCCGGTCGAGTGCATGGACGCGCTCGGCCTGCAGCCCGGCTTTGTGGTCGTTGATGCTACGGTAGGCGGCGGCGGCCATGCCGAACTAATACTGGAGCGGATTGCTCCAACAGGCCGATTGATCGGACTGGATTGGGATGATCGCGCGCTCGAACGTGTTGCCCAGCGGTTGGGCGATCGGGCGACCCTTGTCCGATCGGATTATCGTCGGTTGCCCGAGGTTCTGGACGGTCTTGGCATTGATCGCGTAGACGCCGTCCTGATCGATATGGGCGTTAGCATGGACCAATTGGACGATGCGGCGAGAGGATTGTCCTTTCGATACGATGCGCCGCTCGATATGCGGCTACGGTCCGATAGCGAGGAGACTGCGGCCGAAATGCTGGCGAGGATGAGCGCCGCAGAGATCGAAGCGATTCTGAGCCTCTATGGCGAGGAGAGACATTCCGGCCGTATTGCTAGGCGGATAGTCGAGAGAGTGAAACAGGGACAGATGAACACGACAATGGATTTGGTGAGCGCCGTGGAGGAAGCGAAGCCCAGACGAAAGGGCTATCAGCGCATTCATCCGGCTACTCAAACGATGATGGCGGTGCGGATCGCTCTGAACCGCGAGCTTGAAGAGCTGCCGGAGACGATCGAAAGAATCTTCGAGCGGATAAAACCGGGCGGTCGGCTCGTAACGCTGAGTTTTCATTCGCTAGAGGATCGCCCCCTGAAACAAACGATGCGGCGGCTGGCCGATGCGGGCCGCGGCAGATTGCTTTATAAGAAGCCTTTGCGGCCAACCCCGGCTGAGGCCGCCGAAAATCCTGCAAGCCGGAGCGCAAAGTTGAGGGCTATAGAGAAGGCATGA
- a CDS encoding penicillin-binding protein 2 yields the protein MTTRRRNARREAIWSAIVLLGFFVLGARLAMLALGSQDRVSAKTQTVSLMPERGALYDRNGVELAKSLHFADIAVYARNIGEIRPYSAWLAPRVGVPEHKLVEMFSKPGAGRVVIARKMPIDRALAIVREYNAASRNDKAFYRSRGPLDLEEYALRELPQGNLAIQVLGLTKFERADMKVVPLCGLEKQFDKALSGTKGVMEGAKDRHGTWQLSSMQQRKEPVDGSPLQLSIDSRIQQVVETALDTACKAHQPEDAVAIVLDPKTGEILAMASRPTIASPAERRAPADVHKLVNRATRLQLEPGSIHKTLVMAAALEEGLLGENEGFYCSGTRKIGNSKVGCALHGGKRAHGKLNSEGVLAQSCNVSMAILGQRLGPEGLYNWADKFGLLAKTGIEFPNEKQGIMYRPEKWVHARALQCAVVSFGQGFSATPIGIAAAYGAIANDGIWVQPTLLKRDVPPQGRQAISPHTAATVRQWLRAAVEKGTGKSGAHIKGFALGGKTGTAEVSAPGKGYLEGQYTASFVGLVPADNPTAVVLVMLHKPKGAYYGGTVAAPVFREIAQFLLVYQRSSPLVASNY from the coding sequence GTGACGACGCGGCGCCGAAATGCCCGCCGCGAGGCGATCTGGTCGGCAATAGTGTTGCTCGGTTTCTTTGTGCTGGGCGCGCGTCTGGCCATGCTTGCTCTAGGCAGTCAGGATCGGGTTTCCGCAAAGACGCAAACGGTCAGTCTGATGCCCGAAAGGGGCGCCCTCTATGATCGAAACGGCGTGGAGCTGGCAAAGAGCCTCCACTTTGCCGATATCGCGGTCTATGCGCGGAACATCGGTGAGATTCGACCCTATAGCGCTTGGTTAGCGCCCAGAGTGGGCGTGCCCGAGCACAAGCTTGTGGAAATGTTCTCGAAACCGGGCGCCGGTCGAGTCGTGATCGCAAGAAAGATGCCGATCGATCGTGCTTTAGCCATAGTGCGAGAGTACAATGCGGCCTCGCGAAACGACAAGGCGTTCTACCGGTCGCGCGGTCCGCTCGATCTAGAGGAGTACGCGTTGCGCGAGCTTCCTCAAGGCAACTTGGCCATTCAAGTTCTGGGTCTGACGAAGTTTGAGCGGGCCGATATGAAGGTTGTGCCTCTATGCGGCCTCGAGAAGCAGTTTGATAAGGCGCTTTCGGGCACAAAAGGCGTGATGGAAGGCGCCAAGGATCGGCACGGAACATGGCAGTTGAGCTCTATGCAGCAGCGGAAGGAGCCGGTCGATGGGTCGCCGTTGCAGTTGTCTATCGATTCTCGGATTCAGCAGGTTGTAGAGACGGCTTTGGATACAGCCTGCAAAGCGCACCAGCCAGAAGACGCAGTCGCCATCGTGCTCGATCCTAAGACTGGCGAGATCCTGGCCATGGCCAGCAGGCCGACCATCGCCTCGCCAGCAGAAAGACGCGCGCCTGCCGATGTGCATAAGCTTGTAAACCGCGCCACCAGGCTTCAACTGGAGCCGGGCTCTATTCACAAGACCCTCGTAATGGCAGCCGCATTGGAAGAGGGTCTGTTGGGAGAGAACGAAGGATTCTATTGTAGCGGAACTCGAAAGATCGGAAACAGCAAGGTTGGTTGCGCCCTGCATGGCGGCAAACGGGCGCACGGCAAGCTGAACTCGGAAGGCGTATTGGCGCAGTCGTGCAACGTCAGCATGGCGATATTGGGCCAACGGCTAGGGCCCGAAGGGCTCTACAATTGGGCAGACAAGTTCGGGCTACTGGCTAAGACCGGAATCGAGTTTCCCAACGAGAAGCAGGGCATTATGTACCGCCCAGAAAAATGGGTGCACGCCCGCGCGCTGCAATGCGCCGTAGTCTCGTTCGGGCAGGGCTTTTCGGCCACGCCGATCGGTATCGCGGCAGCCTACGGCGCGATCGCGAACGACGGGATTTGGGTTCAGCCGACTCTTTTGAAGCGCGATGTCCCGCCCCAAGGGCGTCAAGCAATCAGCCCTCATACCGCGGCCACCGTGCGTCAATGGCTGCGCGCCGCCGTCGAAAAGGGTACGGGCAAGTCCGGCGCCCATATCAAAGGATTTGCCCTAGGCGGCAAGACGGGCACGGCAGAAGTCTCTGCGCCTGGAAAGGGCTACCTAGAAGGCCAGTACACGGCGTCGTTTGTCGGGCTAGTGCCCGCCGACAATCCGACCGCGGTTGTGCTCGTGATGCTCCACAAGCCCAAGGGCGCCTATTACGGAGGGACAGTGGCCGCCCCCGTCTTTCGCGAGATCGCTCAGTTTTTGTTGGTCTATCAACGCTCGTCTCCGCTCGTTGCGTCAAACTATTAG
- a CDS encoding UDP-N-acetylmuramoyl-L-alanyl-D-glutamate--2,6-diaminopimelate ligase: MKLSELIAGMDATLVGGDAEILGIAIDSRRALPGDLFFALKGSQHNGEEFVADAIARGAAAVVSSVARQVPTAICTDPRDLLWRAAQRFYSDPTADMLCIGITGTNGKTSTAYILESILSAAGYRPAVMGTLGFRFDQQEIETGLTTPEANDILRLIAKAKADGANALAMEVSSHALDQKRAHGIRFDAAGFLNLTQDHLDYHGTMESYAESKLALFTDLAGDSFVSAICVDDEWGRWMAARARGRLITCGLSGDIRAEEIEATTQGIRFVVAHGTERLPVEMRLTAPFHVQNALVAVAISIGVGIERDAIVEGLRTAPAAPGRFEVVRSADGTTAIVDYAHTPDALERALMAARRLTDGRLIVVFGCGGDRDATKRPIMGEIAARLADRAIVTSDNPRTEDPRKILDDIDRGISSELKERRLVEADRRRAIELAVEMAGTKDVILLAGKGHETYQIIGTEKLPFDDKAVVSDCFARSARL, encoded by the coding sequence ATGAAGCTTTCCGAACTGATCGCCGGCATGGATGCAACCCTGGTCGGCGGCGATGCGGAGATTCTGGGCATCGCCATCGATTCCAGGCGCGCGCTGCCGGGCGACCTGTTCTTTGCGCTAAAGGGCAGTCAGCACAATGGGGAAGAGTTCGTTGCCGATGCTATCGCGCGCGGCGCGGCTGCCGTCGTCAGTTCGGTTGCGCGACAGGTTCCGACTGCGATCTGCACCGATCCGAGGGATCTGCTTTGGCGCGCGGCACAACGATTCTATAGCGATCCCACGGCGGACATGCTCTGTATCGGCATCACGGGCACCAACGGAAAGACCTCTACCGCCTACATTCTGGAATCGATCTTGAGCGCGGCGGGGTATCGCCCGGCTGTCATGGGCACCCTGGGCTTTCGATTCGACCAACAGGAGATTGAAACCGGCCTGACGACTCCAGAAGCGAACGACATTCTTCGCTTGATTGCCAAAGCGAAAGCGGACGGCGCCAACGCGCTGGCGATGGAAGTCTCGTCTCACGCGCTCGACCAAAAGCGCGCGCACGGCATCCGGTTCGATGCAGCGGGCTTCCTGAATCTAACCCAGGACCATCTGGATTACCACGGGACGATGGAATCTTATGCCGAGAGCAAACTTGCGCTCTTTACTGATTTGGCAGGCGACTCGTTCGTCAGCGCGATCTGTGTGGACGACGAATGGGGGCGTTGGATGGCCGCGCGGGCGCGAGGCAGGCTGATAACGTGCGGGCTGTCGGGAGATATCCGGGCTGAGGAGATCGAAGCGACGACGCAAGGCATTCGCTTCGTCGTTGCGCATGGCACCGAACGACTCCCTGTTGAAATGAGGTTGACAGCGCCGTTTCATGTTCAGAACGCCTTAGTCGCGGTTGCTATTTCCATCGGTGTTGGGATCGAACGAGATGCGATTGTAGAAGGCTTGCGAACGGCCCCTGCCGCTCCGGGTCGGTTCGAGGTCGTTCGGTCTGCCGATGGGACAACGGCCATCGTCGATTACGCGCACACGCCGGACGCTCTCGAAAGGGCGCTGATGGCTGCAAGAAGGTTGACGGATGGTCGGTTGATCGTCGTATTTGGTTGCGGGGGCGATCGAGATGCGACCAAACGACCGATTATGGGCGAGATAGCGGCACGGCTGGCCGACCGGGCAATCGTTACTTCGGACAATCCGCGCACCGAGGACCCTCGCAAGATTCTGGACGACATTGACAGGGGGATATCGTCTGAGTTGAAGGAACGGCGGTTGGTCGAGGCGGATAGAAGGCGAGCGATAGAATTGGCAGTAGAGATGGCCGGGACGAAGGATGTGATTCTCTTGGCAGGCAAAGGGCATGAGACCTATCAGATTATAGGTACGGAGAAGCTCCCATTCGACGACAAAGCGGTTGTGTCCGACTGCTTTGCACGGAGCGCACGGTTATGA
- the murF gene encoding UDP-N-acetylmuramoyl-tripeptide--D-alanyl-D-alanine ligase gives MKSVSWEQAAEAMGGQSYGAGAPIIGAATDDRDVRPGDLFFAIPGARVDGHQFVEVAYRSGAVGAVTLRPIGDVPCIVVDDTVAALGRLGAWQRDRLDIAVIGVTGSAGKTSVKEMIAAALGAAKNEGNLNTEIGVPVTLCRLSGDEKILVQEMAMRGRGQIAELCRIAKPIVGAITNIGWSHVEELGSKDEIAAAKAELLEALPANGLAVLPRDDDYFAFLRSRVPCRWVSFGSSPDADSHVEALSDDRQSARIRVGGEEHEVHLPAPGMAQAMNAACALAVACGLGRSIDVDAIGRATLPDLRWQVLTSRHGATIIADCYNASPDSMRQALTELSLTEATRKIAVLGGMRELGEYSLEMHEQLGRDVFSADIDLLVSVGEDLIADAAVAAGMESWRVEKVADAESAARWLNENLAEGDVALIKGSRAIGLEATLKVVI, from the coding sequence ATGAAATCGGTCTCTTGGGAGCAGGCGGCAGAGGCAATGGGCGGTCAATCGTATGGGGCGGGCGCGCCGATTATCGGCGCGGCGACCGACGACCGAGACGTGCGACCGGGCGATCTCTTTTTTGCGATTCCAGGCGCTCGCGTCGATGGACATCAGTTTGTAGAAGTCGCTTACCGGTCTGGGGCCGTCGGCGCGGTTACCCTGCGTCCGATCGGCGACGTGCCGTGCATTGTGGTCGATGACACGGTGGCGGCATTGGGTCGGCTCGGCGCTTGGCAGCGCGACCGGCTGGACATTGCCGTGATCGGCGTTACCGGCAGCGCGGGCAAGACGAGCGTCAAAGAGATGATTGCGGCAGCGCTTGGTGCCGCGAAGAACGAAGGCAATTTGAACACCGAGATCGGCGTGCCCGTAACGCTCTGTCGGCTGTCGGGCGACGAGAAGATCTTGGTTCAGGAAATGGCAATGAGGGGCCGAGGACAGATCGCCGAACTGTGCAGAATCGCAAAGCCAATAGTAGGCGCGATTACGAACATCGGCTGGTCGCATGTAGAGGAACTGGGTTCGAAGGACGAGATCGCCGCGGCCAAGGCAGAGCTTTTGGAGGCTCTGCCTGCCAACGGTTTGGCCGTGCTGCCCAGAGACGACGACTATTTTGCGTTTTTGAGATCGAGGGTTCCGTGCCGCTGGGTTTCGTTCGGTAGCTCGCCAGACGCGGATTCTCATGTGGAAGCGCTGTCTGATGATCGGCAGAGCGCCAGAATCCGGGTTGGCGGAGAAGAGCACGAAGTTCATTTGCCAGCGCCAGGAATGGCACAGGCGATGAACGCCGCGTGCGCGCTCGCGGTTGCGTGCGGATTGGGCCGTTCAATCGACGTTGACGCTATTGGGCGAGCAACTTTGCCGGACTTGAGGTGGCAAGTTTTGACCTCCCGGCACGGCGCAACGATCATCGCTGACTGCTACAACGCGAGCCCCGATTCCATGCGCCAGGCCTTGACCGAACTGAGTCTGACGGAGGCAACGCGCAAGATCGCCGTTCTGGGCGGAATGCGAGAATTGGGAGAATACTCGCTTGAGATGCACGAGCAGTTAGGCCGGGACGTTTTCAGCGCAGACATCGATCTGCTGGTTTCGGTCGGGGAGGACCTTATCGCCGACGCAGCGGTCGCTGCAGGAATGGAAAGTTGGCGCGTTGAGAAAGTTGCCGATGCAGAGAGCGCAGCCCGATGGCTGAATGAAAACCTGGCAGAGGGCGATGTAGCGCTGATCAAGGGCTCGCGAGCTATCGGGCTTGAAGCGACTCTGAAAGTAGTGATTTAA
- a CDS encoding phospho-N-acetylmuramoyl-pentapeptide-transferase: protein MNLYFSALGALGAAWVLGKPIIALLRRLDAKQTIYEFAPESHRSKAGTPTMGGWIILVAVALAVIGLQLLGFWPTTGTLGAGAYVLGVAFAFALLGFVDDYLVRRWTAQRGLRWKLKLLLQFAIAGFAAYPLNALIGPMAVAAGAFWIVMWVNAFNLTDGLDGLAAGLSAIAFGALAATSTDPGVQITAVIWAGASLGYLVWNCHPAQVFMGDTGSMALGAAFALLSLSVYLENPEPLRLWSNGFLIGMVFFIEIISVVVQLTSVKAFKRKIFLATPIHHHFEALKWAEPKIVVRFWLVGLVAALAAIGMERA, encoded by the coding sequence ATGAACTTATACTTTTCGGCGTTGGGCGCATTGGGCGCGGCTTGGGTCTTGGGCAAGCCGATCATCGCTCTTTTGCGCCGACTGGACGCCAAACAGACGATTTACGAGTTTGCGCCCGAAAGTCATCGATCGAAAGCCGGAACGCCTACTATGGGCGGATGGATCATCTTAGTTGCAGTCGCGCTAGCGGTAATTGGGTTGCAACTGCTTGGGTTCTGGCCGACGACCGGAACGCTGGGCGCCGGCGCCTATGTGTTGGGCGTCGCGTTTGCCTTCGCTCTTCTTGGCTTTGTGGACGACTACTTGGTTCGAAGATGGACCGCGCAACGGGGCTTAAGGTGGAAGCTAAAACTTCTGCTTCAGTTTGCAATCGCGGGGTTCGCCGCCTATCCGCTCAATGCGCTGATTGGGCCGATGGCTGTTGCTGCCGGCGCTTTCTGGATCGTTATGTGGGTAAACGCGTTCAACCTGACGGACGGGCTGGACGGGCTGGCCGCGGGATTGTCAGCCATAGCATTTGGAGCGCTCGCAGCGACCTCGACCGATCCCGGCGTTCAGATTACAGCGGTCATCTGGGCAGGCGCGAGTTTGGGATATTTGGTGTGGAACTGCCATCCCGCGCAGGTGTTTATGGGCGACACGGGGTCAATGGCATTGGGCGCCGCATTCGCCCTGTTGTCGCTCTCGGTCTACTTGGAGAACCCGGAACCTCTCCGCCTCTGGTCGAACGGCTTCCTTATCGGAATGGTGTTTTTCATCGAAATCATAAGCGTTGTCGTTCAATTGACAAGCGTCAAGGCGTTTAAGCGCAAGATTTTTCTCGCAACGCCCATTCACCACCATTTCGAAGCCCTCAAGTGGGCTGAGCCGAAGATCGTGGTGCGCTTCTGGCTTGTTGGCCTGGTTGCGGCGTTGGCAGCGATAGGCATGGAGCGAGCATGA
- the murD gene encoding UDP-N-acetylmuramoyl-L-alanine--D-glutamate ligase codes for MIRGRYAVMGAGRAGLASAQAIESVGGTAIVFDESDPRPVDWPDVRWNSGIPPDSEKFEAAIVSPGFRRDHPIYGWARQKGIELFGEIELGYRLAQSPIIAVTGSNGKSTVTALTAHMLKAGGLDAIPCGNLAGTDSDRPLPLAAIQVPSDSILVAEVSSFQLESIIDFRPKVSIVTNIGREHLDRHATFEEYAAAKARVFENQREGDLAILSESDREKLPEPKAQTCLTPKDVYKFIGKNIDFEHRNEWSLAGSHNLLNAMQAAVAASFFGAAKQAIEESLVSYPGLPHRMEDLGEIDGVRFVNNSMCTNAAALEASLSALSGPLIAIAGGKEKNDETDAIGRILAQRAQLSLLIGQSAQEIFNSMAQNGGKGKVCDNIAQAFEQAVAASVRGDTVVLAPGCASFGEFTNFEERGDRFKSLVQGLKEQRS; via the coding sequence ATGATCCGGGGACGGTATGCGGTGATGGGCGCTGGGCGTGCGGGGCTTGCTTCTGCCCAGGCGATTGAATCGGTTGGCGGAACAGCCATCGTGTTTGACGAGAGCGACCCGCGTCCGGTCGATTGGCCGGATGTCCGATGGAACTCTGGCATTCCGCCTGATTCAGAAAAATTTGAAGCGGCGATCGTCAGTCCGGGTTTTCGGCGCGATCATCCGATCTATGGCTGGGCGCGCCAAAAGGGTATCGAACTCTTTGGCGAGATTGAGTTGGGCTATCGGCTGGCCCAGTCGCCGATTATCGCGGTTACCGGTTCGAACGGCAAGTCCACGGTTACCGCCCTAACGGCGCATATGCTCAAAGCGGGCGGGCTTGATGCCATCCCATGCGGCAACTTAGCAGGAACGGATTCTGATCGGCCGTTGCCTTTGGCCGCTATCCAAGTGCCAAGCGACTCGATTCTCGTCGCCGAGGTCAGCTCGTTTCAACTTGAAAGCATCATCGACTTTAGGCCAAAGGTCTCCATCGTCACCAACATCGGCCGAGAGCACTTGGATAGACACGCCACCTTTGAAGAATACGCAGCCGCCAAGGCGAGAGTGTTCGAAAATCAGCGCGAAGGCGACCTGGCGATCTTGAGCGAATCGGACCGCGAAAAACTGCCAGAGCCGAAAGCTCAAACTTGTCTGACGCCGAAAGATGTGTATAAATTTATCGGTAAAAATATAGACTTTGAGCATCGAAACGAGTGGTCGCTGGCGGGCTCTCACAACCTCCTGAATGCCATGCAAGCAGCGGTGGCCGCGAGTTTTTTCGGGGCTGCTAAACAAGCTATCGAGGAATCTCTGGTCTCTTATCCAGGATTGCCGCATCGCATGGAGGATCTGGGCGAGATTGATGGCGTCCGTTTCGTCAACAACTCGATGTGCACGAACGCCGCGGCGCTCGAGGCCTCGCTGTCGGCGCTTTCTGGTCCACTGATCGCCATTGCCGGAGGAAAGGAGAAGAACGACGAAACCGACGCCATAGGCCGGATATTGGCCCAACGAGCCCAGCTTTCGCTTCTCATCGGCCAATCTGCTCAAGAAATCTTCAATTCGATGGCGCAAAACGGCGGCAAAGGCAAAGTTTGCGATAACATCGCGCAAGCATTCGAACAGGCCGTTGCCGCTTCAGTTCGGGGCGATACCGTCGTTCTCGCGCCAGGATGCGCCAGTTTTGGAGAGTTCACGAACTTCGAAGAGCGGGGCGACCGCTTCAAATCGCTAGTCCAAGGCCTGAAGGAGCAGAGGAGTTGA
- a CDS encoding FtsW/RodA/SpoVE family cell cycle protein → MKRPFAFDPWLLILIIALTLIGAVAIQSGHTDALIKIQPKGALATYKPAINHLMFALIGIVAMAVIARTPFNSWRKLASGFLIVTVALNLLPAFGLFVIERNEAARWVQLPFLPFQFQPSEILKFATIVLFAVALEAFAHKRLATKHYLYSGIWLVGLAAVAIFQRDFGTAFVILLLAATVAWVGGIRMTYFAAAVAVFVVLLGVYFHTGDEFRKDRIRAWLNPAYSVQGVNYQPNRAVDAIVSGGLFGKGVGSGQEKRNYSETSTDFVFATIAEETGLFGGLVVLSLLGALWWRLRHIASKADREFARLAIYGAAAWIGYQTLLNVAMVTRLLPTVGIPLPFISMGGTNLVLIIALMGFAHRSANRTLPENDR, encoded by the coding sequence TTGAAGCGCCCGTTCGCTTTCGATCCCTGGCTACTGATTCTGATCATTGCTTTGACGCTGATCGGCGCGGTCGCTATTCAGTCCGGACATACGGACGCGCTCATCAAGATTCAGCCAAAGGGTGCGTTGGCAACCTATAAGCCGGCGATCAATCACTTGATGTTCGCTCTCATTGGCATCGTTGCGATGGCAGTGATAGCCCGAACTCCTTTCAACTCCTGGCGCAAACTCGCCAGCGGATTCTTGATCGTTACGGTGGCGCTCAATCTTCTCCCGGCGTTCGGGCTCTTTGTCATAGAAAGAAACGAAGCCGCCAGGTGGGTGCAGCTTCCGTTTTTGCCCTTCCAATTCCAACCGTCAGAGATTCTAAAGTTCGCGACTATCGTGCTCTTTGCCGTCGCCTTAGAAGCCTTCGCGCACAAGCGGCTCGCCACCAAGCATTACCTCTATAGCGGGATATGGCTCGTCGGTCTTGCGGCCGTAGCGATCTTTCAGCGCGACTTTGGCACGGCGTTCGTCATCCTGCTTTTGGCGGCGACAGTAGCGTGGGTGGGCGGCATCCGAATGACCTACTTCGCTGCAGCGGTCGCTGTATTCGTGGTTCTGTTGGGGGTCTACTTCCATACTGGCGACGAGTTTAGGAAAGATCGAATCAGGGCTTGGCTCAACCCCGCCTACTCTGTTCAAGGCGTCAACTACCAGCCAAATCGCGCAGTGGACGCCATTGTCTCTGGGGGGCTGTTCGGCAAGGGGGTAGGCAGTGGGCAAGAGAAGCGCAACTACTCCGAAACCTCGACCGACTTTGTCTTTGCGACGATCGCCGAAGAGACGGGGCTGTTCGGCGGCCTGGTTGTTCTAAGTCTGTTAGGCGCGCTCTGGTGGCGGCTGCGGCATATTGCGAGCAAGGCCGATCGCGAGTTTGCCCGACTAGCCATCTACGGCGCTGCGGCATGGATCGGCTACCAAACTTTGCTCAACGTTGCGATGGTTACTCGCCTGTTGCCCACCGTCGGCATTCCGCTGCCATTCATCAGTATGGGCGGCACCAATCTTGTGCTGATAATCGCCCTCATGGGGTTTGCTCATCGCAGTGCCAATCGGACGCTGCCAGAGAACGACCGATGA